A single genomic interval of Cucumis sativus cultivar 9930 chromosome 5, Cucumber_9930_V3, whole genome shotgun sequence harbors:
- the LOC101216268 gene encoding uncharacterized protein LOC101216268 → MDPFDDIFSERVVTARAGVRFQPKTKPRPKKQTLAPQLSAKSQDIKGTILDAKSCPDDKGNTKSIKSSSQLPVTEEKRESEDGLLSGTARSDFIGCSLPTSVESDKVVDSTQFDLDCCGSLLPSGSTIEDGVTDAIDFTTSPSGPVGVKKLTDDNKNSELLTYSHPSASSAHEAMTVDQGGIGSIQSEDVHSIDGKIAGQNIDLFYELECLDDFHNQPQNEDDPSSLKQATISNEGGDLDKQRLEIEECGAVANVTMDTLSSVTTTPSERSACKYIPKPKMRTAGDACTQISQPEISNMLPPSPQVISCDTNGMNEASIGTHSDGVLNDSSINFDGYAPVNQDTETPVNVESFTFDSYGDILVDDFNSDDQDAMLREENGKNDEEEPSRQSNVSQQQKICPSVGEEIEHSKTSRKLRKKVSHQLDEPEDGVDVNRKFPNEPSSNSGMHGNGYNKNENPKGGQGRKTSTKSSKPSSENEKPTRKRKEANKAVPDLQAEKRPKKFSHSTRRNRRQVNKVLLETPEDDIDFQKISFRDLIIYHEHKEKLEKKVASTRKSETNQRTDTSAEEIYNDGEENLASEQGKGTDDDEMPDVVDMTSAYFNYQSFMDKTPRTKWSKSDTERFYEAVRQFGTDFCMIQQLFPGKTRRQIKLKFKSEERHHPFRLSDAITNRAKDHSQFLSLIEQLKEAAKAKHESNQDELTENTGDEEQPELSPQTNEEEVEQPEGVEETEKKEFVGGEIHSPLKGEGSDDDDDDDDDPNRWDEYKFDY, encoded by the exons ATGGACCCTTTTGATGACATTTTTTCTGAGCGTGTTGTCACAG CTCGAGCTGGGGTTAGATTTCAACCAAAGACCAAACCACGTcctaaaaaacaaactttggCCCCTCAATTGTCCGCAAAATCTCAAGATATAAAG GGAACAATTTTAGATGCCAAATCTTGTCCTGATGATAAAGGAAACACGAAATCAATCAAATCGTCATCCCAACTTCCTGTGAcagaggagaaaagggaatcTGAAGATGGTTTGCTCTCTGGCACCGCAAGATCTGATTTCATTGGCTGTTCACTTCCAACCTCTGTAGAAAGTGATAAAGtg GTAGACTCTACACAGTTCGATTTGGATTGTTGTGGTAGTCTTCTTCCTTCTGGTTCTACTATCGAAG ATGGAGTGACTGATGCAATTGATTTCACTACTTCCCCCTCGGGTCCAGTTGGAGTAAAAAAGCTGACTGATGATAACAAAAATTCGGAACTATTGACTTATTCCCATCCTAGTGCATCTTCAGCTCATGAAGCTATGACTGTGGATCAAGGTGGAATAGGATCAATCCAATCTGAGGACGTGCATTCCATTGATGGTAAAATAGCTGGACAG aaTATTGATCTATTTTATGAGTTGGAATGTCTAGATGATTTTCATAACCAACCACAGAATGAAGATG ATCCTTCAAGCCTTAAGCAAGCAACAATCTCCAATGAGGGTGGAGATTTGGATAAACAAAGGTTGGAAATAGAG GAATGTGGGGCAGTGGCTAATGTCACCATGGATACACTAAGTTCTGTGACCACTACTCCCTCTG AACGATCTGCTTGCAAGTACATACCAAAACCCAAGATGAGAACTGCAGGAGACGCCTGCACACAAATCTCTCAGCCAGAAATTTCTAATATGCTTCCACCATCTCCACAAGTTATTTCTTGTGATACCAACGGCATGAATGAAGCCTCAATTGGGACGCATTCGGATGGTGTTCTTAATGATTCTTCGATTAACTTTGATGGTTATGCTCCGGTTAACCAGGACACTGAAACACCTGTTAATGTAGAATCATTCACATTTGACTCTTATGGTGACATACTCGTGGATGATTTTAATTCGGATGATCAGGATGCGATGTTAAGAGAAGAG AATGGTAagaatgatgaagaagaaccTTCAAGGCAATCAAATGTTTCTCAGCAACAAAAGATTTGCCCCTCAGTTGGTGAAGAGATCGAGCACAGCAAAACTTCAAGGAAGTTGAGAAAGAAGGTTTCTCATCAACTTGATGAGCCAGAAGATGGTGTTGACGTTAATAGAAAGTTTCCTAATGAACCTTCTAGTAATTCTGGTATGCATGGCAATGGCTACAACAAAAACGAAAACCCAAAAGGAGGTCAAGGAAGAAAAACATCAACAAAGTCTTCGAAACCTTCTAGTGAGAATGAAAAACCAACTCGGAAGCGCAAGGAGGCTAATAAAGCAGTTCCAGATTTGCAGGCTGAAAAGCGCCCTAAGAAGTTCTCTCATTCAACTCGTCGGAATAGACGACAAG TAAACAAGGTTTTACTTGAAACACCGGAGGATGATATTGACTTTCAAAAAATAAGTTTTCGGGATCTCATTATTTATCACGAGCACAAAGAGAAGTTAGAg AAAAAAGTGGCAAGCACAAGAAAATCAGAAACTAATCAAAG AACTGATACTTCCGCTGAGGAGATTTATAATGATGGAGAGGAAAACCTTGCTTCTGAACAAGGTAAAGGTACCGATGACGATGAAATGCCTGATGTAGTTGACATGACTTCTGCTTACTTTAATTACCAGTCATTCATGGACAAAACACCACGTACAAAGTGGTCAAAGTCGGACACAGAGCGTTTTTATGAG GCTGTTCGACAATTTGGAACGGACTTTTGTATGATACAACAATTGTTTCCAGGCAAAACACGCCGCCAAATTAAACTAAAGTTCAAAAGTGAAGAACGTCATCATCCATTTCGCTTATCTGATGCTATAACTAATCGTGCCAAAG ACCACTCCCAATTTTTATCGTTGATTGAGCAGCTGAAAGAAGCTGCTAAGGCAAAACATGAATCCAATCAAGATGAGTTGACTGAAAATACTGGGGATGAGGAGCAGCCAGAGTTGTCTCCTCAAACTAAC GAGGAAGAAGTGGAGCAACCTGAAGGTGTGGAGGAgacagaaaagaaagaatttgtTGGTGGTGAAATTCACAGTCCACTGAAGGGTGAGGGaagtgatgatgatgatgatgatgatgatgatccTAATAGATGGGatgaatataaatttgattattaa
- the LOC101214347 gene encoding probable prefoldin subunit 5 — protein MASRKGGSSGGEGVRSLELELEKMSVEQLRAFKEQTDMEVNLLHDSLNNIRTATSRLDIASAALHDLSLRPQGKRMLVPLTASLYVPGTLDEADKVLVDVGTGYFIEKTMADGKDYCERKIKLLRSNFDQLIEIATKKKKVADEAGLILQAKLRQMGATA, from the exons ATGGCGTCGAGAAAAGGAGGGAGCAGCGGCGGCGAAGGGGTGAGATCGTTAGAGTTGGAGTTGGAGAAGATGAGTGTGGAGCAACTCAGAGCCTTCAAGGAACAGACTGATATGGAAGTCAATCTCCTTCATGACAGCCTTAACAACATTCGCACAGCCACTTCTCGCCTCGACATTGCTTCTGCTGCACTCCATGATCTCTCGCTCCGTCCTCAAG GCAAGAGGATGTTGGTGCCTCTTACTGCGTCGCTTTATGTTCCTGGGACGCTTGATGAGGCCGATAAAGTATTGGTGGATGTAGGCACTGGATACTTCATTGAG AAAACAATGGCTGATGGAAAAGATTACTGTGAGCGAAAGATCAAATTGCTGAGGTCGAATTTTGACCAACTAATCGAg ATTGCtactaaaaagaagaaagtagcAGATGAAGCTGGCTTGATCTTACAAGCAAAACTGAGGCAGATGGGTGCCACAGCATAG